In Salinibacterium sp. ZJ70, one DNA window encodes the following:
- a CDS encoding TPM domain-containing protein, translated as MNDSIPLSEQNCVNCGSTELRQDTNGVWHCLYCRSTFRADDPAMIVVDTPKAQEANENVIDTGDLFTFDQERTLSAHLRRIRDEHDVVVVVETVNTITQNAELYARTRAHELGVGDADKDNGLYILMVRQPRRVQVVAGNGIAPHLNGETITRIVQGVFIPTFKAGDLVKGLSDGADALVETYLANHSGRVSDYTPRAMANTSGGATARGSGGTSWGGWIFFLIVGGLLLWALFAGLGGSGGGGGSDFSGGDDSSWNWDSGGGSDWDSGGGSDFGGGGFDSGSSGGGDW; from the coding sequence ATGAACGATTCCATCCCGCTGTCCGAGCAGAACTGTGTGAACTGCGGCTCGACCGAGCTCCGCCAGGACACCAATGGGGTCTGGCACTGCCTCTACTGCCGCTCGACCTTCCGTGCCGACGATCCGGCGATGATCGTCGTGGACACCCCCAAGGCGCAGGAGGCGAACGAGAACGTCATCGACACGGGTGACCTGTTCACGTTCGATCAGGAGCGCACCCTCTCGGCGCACCTGCGCCGCATCCGCGACGAACACGATGTCGTGGTGGTCGTCGAGACGGTCAACACGATCACCCAGAACGCGGAGCTGTACGCGCGCACGCGCGCCCATGAGCTGGGTGTCGGCGACGCGGACAAAGACAACGGGCTCTACATCCTGATGGTTCGCCAGCCGCGCCGAGTGCAGGTGGTCGCCGGCAATGGCATCGCGCCGCACCTCAACGGCGAGACCATCACACGGATCGTGCAGGGTGTCTTCATCCCCACCTTCAAGGCGGGCGATCTGGTGAAGGGCCTGAGCGATGGAGCCGACGCGCTCGTCGAGACCTACCTCGCCAATCACTCCGGTCGCGTCTCCGACTACACCCCCCGCGCGATGGCGAACACGTCCGGTGGTGCGACGGCGCGCGGATCAGGCGGCACGAGCTGGGGCGGGTGGATCTTCTTCCTCATCGTCGGGGGTCTGCTGCTCTGGGCGCTCTTCGCGGGCCTCGGAGGCTCGGGTGGAGGCGGCGGATCCGACTTCTCGGGCGGTGACGACTCGAGCTGGAATTGGGATTCCGGCGGCGGCAGCGACTGGGACAGCGGCGGCGGTTCCGACTTCGGTGGAGGCGGCTTCGACAGCGGCTCGTCCGGCGGAGGCGACTGGTAA
- a CDS encoding peptidylprolyl isomerase, with protein MALPTAVATIHTSMGDIKVNLFGNHAPVTVDNFVGLATGTKEWKHPGTGEVSTKPLYDGVIFHRIIKDFMLQGGDPLGQGIGGPGYQFDDEIHPELAFSTPYLLAMANAGKQMGRGTNGSQFFITTVATPWLNGKHTIFGEVADDESKRVVDAIEAVATDGRDKPLQDVVITSIDVETL; from the coding sequence ATGGCTCTTCCCACCGCTGTTGCGACCATTCACACGTCCATGGGTGACATCAAGGTCAACCTGTTCGGCAATCACGCCCCCGTCACCGTCGACAACTTCGTCGGCCTGGCGACCGGCACCAAGGAGTGGAAGCACCCCGGAACGGGCGAGGTCTCGACCAAGCCCCTGTACGACGGCGTGATCTTCCACCGCATCATCAAGGACTTCATGCTGCAGGGCGGCGACCCGCTCGGTCAGGGCATCGGCGGCCCCGGCTACCAGTTCGACGACGAGATCCACCCGGAACTCGCCTTCAGCACCCCCTACCTCCTCGCCATGGCGAACGCCGGCAAGCAGATGGGCCGCGGCACCAACGGATCGCAGTTCTTCATCACGACGGTGGCGACCCCGTGGCTCAACGGCAAGCACACCATCTTCGGTGAGGTTGCCGATGACGAGTCCAAGCGCGTCGTCGACGCGATCGAGGCTGTGGCGACCGACGGTCGCGACAAGCCCCTCCAGGATGTCGTCATCACGAGCATCGACGTCGAGACCCTGTGA
- a CDS encoding rhomboid family intramembrane serine protease has product MSTPRFGEMHDADPSVCYRHPDRQSWTLCQRCGRTICPECQILAPVGVQCPECVAEAGGSVAWTPTHTKPVKRKAAARRQSSRQRPQSGFAAKLSQMIRPDGAAPSLSWVFAGAVVALWVLGLLTQNRVHLLLAASPSVSLLDPSVSLQDSSVSLQVWRYATAPFATMASFNFVSILSLAISLFFWLYFAPSVEKSLGRSRFVLIFIASAVFGSAAMVIFGATAFGLGAPLFGLFGAYAVSVWSYPPARNQILIVLALNVAINLAIGGGYSLPYILGGAAAGAGSAYLLSYYAERPRSKPSTPFLIIGAVLAGMIILAIATNL; this is encoded by the coding sequence GTGAGCACACCCCGCTTCGGCGAGATGCATGACGCCGATCCCTCGGTCTGCTATCGCCACCCGGACCGTCAGAGCTGGACCCTGTGCCAGCGCTGCGGACGCACCATCTGCCCTGAGTGCCAGATTCTGGCACCCGTGGGCGTGCAGTGCCCGGAATGCGTCGCCGAAGCGGGCGGCTCTGTGGCGTGGACGCCCACCCACACCAAGCCGGTGAAGCGGAAGGCGGCCGCCCGCCGCCAGTCGTCGCGCCAGCGTCCGCAGTCGGGCTTCGCCGCGAAGCTGTCGCAGATGATCCGCCCGGATGGTGCGGCCCCGTCGCTCAGCTGGGTGTTCGCGGGTGCCGTTGTCGCCCTCTGGGTCCTGGGGCTCCTTACGCAGAACCGAGTCCACTTGCTCCTCGCGGCCAGCCCCTCGGTGTCGCTGCTGGACCCCTCTGTGTCTTTGCAGGACTCCTCGGTGTCGCTCCAGGTGTGGCGCTACGCGACAGCCCCGTTCGCGACGATGGCGTCATTCAACTTCGTGAGCATCCTCTCCCTCGCGATCAGCCTCTTCTTCTGGCTGTATTTCGCTCCTTCTGTGGAGAAGTCGCTCGGGCGCAGCAGGTTCGTCCTGATCTTCATCGCGTCGGCGGTGTTCGGGTCGGCGGCGATGGTGATCTTCGGTGCGACGGCGTTCGGCCTCGGTGCTCCGCTGTTCGGTCTCTTCGGCGCGTACGCCGTCTCGGTGTGGTCGTATCCGCCAGCGCGCAACCAGATCCTCATCGTGCTCGCGCTGAATGTGGCGATCAACCTCGCGATCGGCGGCGGCTACTCGCTCCCGTACATCCTGGGCGGTGCGGCTGCGGGCGCCGGCTCGGCGTATCTGCTGTCGTACTACGCGGAGCGTCCGAGGTCGAAGCCGTCGACGCCGTTCCTCATCATCGGTGCGGTGCTCGCGGGGATGATCATCCTCGCGATCGCGACGAACCTCTGA
- a CDS encoding cell division protein CrgA, protein MARPNTRIKPSDDETPKNENTPNPVWFKPVMFGFMLLGLAWILVFYISQNSLPIPELKAGNILIGFGIMFIGFLMTTRWR, encoded by the coding sequence ATGGCTCGCCCCAATACCCGAATCAAGCCGTCTGACGACGAGACTCCGAAGAACGAGAACACCCCGAACCCGGTGTGGTTCAAGCCGGTGATGTTCGGCTTCATGCTTCTCGGCCTCGCGTGGATCCTGGTGTTCTACATCAGCCAGAACTCGCTGCCGATCCCGGAGCTGAAGGCCGGCAACATCCTCATCGGCTTCGGCATCATGTTCATCGGCTTCCTCATGACGACCCGCTGGCGCTGA
- a CDS encoding class E sortase: protein MSALPDSLQDDAPSIPAESDGAGPAGRRQRREQVRRRTARRRASVVGVLGELLLTGGVVVLLFLGWQLWLSELIIGNEMRQESAQQTQEWNEQAAADRTPVEPAPTEEPAPDEPLPEIALNPPVPAVAADAAKFGMLIVPRWGADYYRTIAEGVDAAAVLDRGRLGRYPTTQMPGEVGNFALAAHRMGKGGSLHYVDELRLGDHIYVETAEGWYQYSFRNLEYVRPTGIGVLNPVPQMTVAAQGERFITLTSCNPEHTTSERIIAYGLFDRFYPRDPSAVGNGAPAEIAATVNK from the coding sequence ATGAGTGCCCTCCCGGACAGCCTGCAGGACGACGCTCCGTCGATCCCTGCGGAGAGTGACGGAGCTGGACCCGCCGGTCGTCGCCAGCGTCGGGAACAGGTGCGCCGCCGCACGGCGCGCCGCCGCGCGAGCGTCGTCGGCGTGCTCGGGGAGCTCCTCCTCACGGGCGGTGTCGTCGTGCTGCTGTTCCTCGGGTGGCAGCTGTGGCTCAGCGAGCTCATCATCGGCAACGAGATGCGCCAGGAGTCCGCGCAGCAGACGCAGGAATGGAACGAGCAGGCTGCGGCCGACCGGACACCCGTTGAGCCGGCGCCCACGGAGGAGCCCGCCCCCGACGAGCCGCTCCCCGAGATCGCGCTCAACCCGCCCGTTCCGGCCGTCGCCGCGGATGCTGCCAAGTTCGGCATGCTCATCGTTCCGCGCTGGGGTGCCGACTACTACCGCACGATCGCCGAAGGCGTCGACGCGGCCGCCGTCCTCGACCGGGGTCGGCTCGGGCGCTACCCGACGACGCAGATGCCCGGAGAGGTGGGCAACTTCGCCCTCGCCGCGCACCGGATGGGCAAGGGCGGATCGCTGCACTACGTCGATGAGCTGCGTCTGGGCGATCACATCTACGTCGAGACCGCAGAGGGCTGGTACCAGTACTCCTTCCGCAACCTCGAATACGTGCGGCCCACCGGAATCGGGGTGCTCAACCCCGTCCCGCAGATGACGGTCGCGGCGCAGGGCGAGCGGTTCATCACGCTCACGAGCTGCAACCCCGAGCACACCACCTCGGAGCGCATCATCGCGTACGGCCTCTTCGACCGCTTCTACCCCCGTGATCCGTCGGCGGTGGGCAACGGCGCCCCCGCCGAGATCGCCGCCACCGTCAACAAGTGA
- a CDS encoding aminodeoxychorismate/anthranilate synthase component II produces the protein MTRVLVVDNYDSFVYTLDGYLLQLGAETEVVRNDSFTASDAASRIADYDAVLLSPGPGTPADAGVSIPVVHAALETGSPLLGVCLGHQAIAEALGATVTHADELMHGKTSLITHDHSEFYANVPQPFRATRYHSLAVVDSTVPAELEVTSRTDGGIIMGLRHRDAPMFGVQFHPESVLTEGGYQMLGNWLEAAGLAGAAERARGLSPLVKLA, from the coding sequence ATGACGCGCGTTCTCGTCGTCGACAACTACGACAGCTTCGTCTACACGCTCGACGGCTATCTGCTGCAGCTGGGCGCTGAGACGGAGGTCGTGCGCAACGACTCCTTCACCGCCTCCGACGCGGCCTCCCGGATCGCCGACTACGACGCGGTGCTGCTGTCACCCGGCCCCGGCACCCCGGCCGACGCCGGCGTCTCGATCCCCGTCGTGCACGCCGCGCTCGAGACCGGATCCCCGCTGCTCGGGGTGTGCCTCGGACACCAGGCGATCGCCGAGGCGCTGGGCGCCACCGTGACGCACGCCGACGAGCTCATGCACGGCAAGACCTCGCTCATCACCCACGACCACTCGGAGTTCTACGCGAACGTGCCGCAGCCGTTCCGTGCCACGCGCTACCACTCGCTCGCCGTCGTCGACAGCACGGTTCCCGCCGAGCTCGAGGTCACCTCGCGTACTGACGGCGGCATCATCATGGGGCTCCGTCACCGCGATGCGCCCATGTTCGGTGTGCAGTTCCACCCCGAATCGGTGCTCACCGAAGGCGGCTACCAGATGCTCGGCAACTGGCTTGAGGCGGCCGGACTCGCGGGGGCTGCGGAGCGCGCCCGCGGACTCAGCCCGCTCGTGAAGCTCGCCTGA
- the pknB gene encoding Stk1 family PASTA domain-containing Ser/Thr kinase: MNDQATSSVRTLAGRYQIGELLGRGGMAEVHEGFDTRLSRKVAIKLLRPSLATDPSFRTRFRQEAQAAARMAHPTIVRVFDAGEETVTGPDGHEMQLPFIVMERIDGTLLSTRIAEGPMDAEEATRITAGILTALEYSHRAGVVHRDIKPSNIMVLRNGQIKVMDFGIARAVSESSANVAQTSAVLGTANYFSPEQARGEVVDARTDLYSTGVVLYEMLTGRTPFRGDSAVAVAYQHVSEMPPAPNSIKPSVSPALSAVVMHALAKDRFERFQSAAEFKSDLEIAAGGKIPDHAPATDDFNATLFGVNPTSTASSEATLRRLVNDENRPVRTQSRPPVAWIWAGVTIMAAIIIAAMVWVFNLTPTTLVSTGASVTVPDVTGQRAADGIAQLTEAGLRPVAVERPNPDVPEGLIVSLSIEPGTKVSPREAIEVYVSLGAPQVTLPSLVYMSEADALAKIQELGLVPGTITPDYSPTVAGGQVMGITIDDAQSVLTSQTSVRAGATVNLVVSNGLVNVPDLKGQPIETAQSTLQSLQITVKLSPNRDCSGNAVTTQSAAGEMPQRSTVTLGYCNG; this comes from the coding sequence GTGAATGATCAGGCGACATCAAGCGTGCGTACGCTCGCCGGTCGCTACCAGATCGGCGAACTCCTCGGTCGTGGCGGCATGGCCGAAGTGCATGAGGGTTTCGACACCCGACTGAGCCGCAAGGTGGCCATCAAGCTGCTGCGCCCCTCGCTCGCCACCGATCCGTCATTCCGCACCCGCTTCCGCCAGGAGGCCCAGGCCGCGGCGCGCATGGCGCACCCCACGATCGTTCGTGTCTTCGACGCCGGCGAGGAGACCGTCACGGGTCCCGACGGCCACGAGATGCAGCTGCCGTTCATCGTGATGGAGCGCATCGACGGCACCCTTCTCTCGACTCGCATCGCCGAAGGGCCGATGGACGCCGAGGAGGCGACCCGCATCACCGCGGGCATCCTCACCGCGCTCGAGTACTCGCACCGTGCAGGTGTCGTGCACCGCGACATCAAGCCATCGAACATCATGGTGCTGCGCAACGGCCAGATCAAGGTCATGGACTTCGGCATCGCCCGCGCCGTGTCGGAGTCGTCGGCGAACGTCGCACAGACGAGCGCCGTGCTCGGCACCGCCAACTACTTCTCGCCGGAGCAGGCACGCGGTGAGGTCGTCGATGCCCGCACCGATCTGTACTCGACGGGTGTCGTCCTCTACGAGATGCTCACCGGGCGCACTCCGTTCCGCGGAGACAGCGCGGTGGCCGTCGCGTACCAGCACGTCAGCGAGATGCCTCCGGCCCCCAACAGCATCAAGCCGTCGGTCTCGCCCGCGTTGAGCGCCGTGGTCATGCATGCTCTCGCGAAGGACCGCTTCGAGCGGTTCCAGAGCGCTGCCGAGTTCAAGAGCGATCTCGAGATCGCCGCCGGCGGCAAGATCCCCGACCACGCTCCCGCGACCGACGATTTCAACGCGACGCTGTTCGGCGTCAACCCCACGTCGACCGCCTCATCCGAGGCGACCCTCCGCCGCCTCGTGAATGACGAGAACCGCCCCGTTCGCACCCAGAGCCGACCCCCGGTCGCCTGGATCTGGGCGGGCGTCACGATCATGGCGGCGATCATCATCGCGGCGATGGTGTGGGTGTTCAACCTCACCCCCACGACGCTCGTCTCGACCGGCGCCTCCGTGACGGTTCCGGATGTCACGGGGCAGCGCGCCGCCGACGGCATCGCCCAGCTCACCGAAGCAGGGCTGCGCCCCGTCGCTGTCGAGCGTCCCAACCCGGACGTGCCTGAGGGACTGATCGTGTCTCTCAGCATCGAGCCGGGCACCAAGGTGAGCCCTCGGGAAGCCATCGAGGTCTACGTCTCGCTCGGTGCGCCGCAGGTCACCCTGCCGTCGCTCGTCTACATGAGCGAAGCGGATGCGCTCGCGAAGATCCAGGAGCTGGGTCTCGTGCCGGGAACCATCACACCGGACTACTCGCCGACCGTTGCGGGCGGTCAGGTCATGGGCATCACGATCGACGACGCCCAGTCGGTGCTGACCTCGCAGACGTCGGTGCGTGCGGGGGCGACCGTCAACCTCGTGGTCTCGAACGGTCTCGTGAACGTGCCTGACCTGAAGGGCCAGCCGATCGAGACCGCGCAGTCGACGCTGCAGTCGCTGCAGATCACGGTCAAGCTGTCGCCCAACCGCGACTGCTCGGGCAACGCCGTGACCACCCAGTCGGCCGCCGGCGAGATGCCTCAGCGCTCGACGGTCACGCTCGGCTACTGCAACGGCTGA
- a CDS encoding serine/threonine-protein kinase: MRPTSGLTFGGRYQLSNRIAIGGMGEVWQATDLVIGRTVAIKILKDEYLGDPGFLERFRAEARHAALVNHEGIANVFDYGEEDGSAFLVMELVPGEALSTVLEREKVLSTDRVLDIIAQTSSALQAAHSAGLVHRDIKPGNLLITPDGRVKITDFGIARIADQVPLTATGQVMGTVQYLSPEQASGHPASPSTDIYSMGIVAYEALAGRRPFTGESQVAIAMAHINEPPPELPNTISEPVRNLVYSAIAKRPEDRPATAAHFARAAQALRRGDIAGAAAAVPGVAAGAAIAGSSTAATRVLSTTESVEEPTTETETQRSPWMWPLIAIVSLLAVALIAIIIVIAVQPQPEPTPTNTTTAPAAPSTTTAPPNTTTPTPNSVRVDRDALRGLTFDEAVAALEALDAGFSYDSKVGPAPDSPGKAGRVQDVSPFGNVPKGSKITITVYGEFPTPSAPGTPTASPTSGASGDEIAISFPNYSGCPASNPLESYQFTITNATPESHTVAAGSATTFPIELGAPGSSATVTYVARCAGGITSNASSTLSISITP; encoded by the coding sequence ATGAGACCCACAAGCGGGCTCACCTTCGGTGGGCGTTACCAGCTGTCGAACCGGATCGCGATCGGCGGCATGGGCGAGGTGTGGCAGGCCACAGACCTCGTGATCGGCCGCACGGTCGCCATCAAGATCCTCAAGGACGAGTATCTGGGCGACCCGGGCTTCCTCGAGCGCTTCCGCGCCGAAGCACGTCACGCGGCGCTCGTGAACCACGAGGGCATCGCCAACGTCTTCGACTACGGCGAGGAGGACGGCTCTGCCTTCCTCGTGATGGAGCTCGTGCCCGGCGAGGCGCTCTCGACTGTGCTCGAACGCGAGAAGGTGCTGTCGACCGATCGCGTGCTCGACATCATCGCCCAGACGTCGTCGGCGCTGCAGGCCGCCCACTCGGCAGGCCTGGTGCACCGCGACATCAAGCCCGGCAATCTGCTGATCACTCCCGACGGCCGCGTCAAGATCACCGACTTCGGCATCGCCCGCATCGCCGACCAGGTGCCGCTCACCGCCACCGGTCAGGTCATGGGCACGGTGCAGTACCTCTCGCCCGAGCAGGCGAGCGGGCACCCGGCGTCGCCGTCCACCGACATCTACTCGATGGGCATCGTCGCGTACGAGGCTCTCGCCGGCCGTCGGCCGTTCACGGGCGAGTCGCAGGTCGCGATCGCGATGGCGCACATCAACGAGCCGCCGCCCGAGCTGCCGAACACGATCTCGGAGCCCGTGCGCAACCTCGTGTACTCGGCGATCGCGAAGCGACCCGAAGACCGCCCGGCCACTGCCGCTCATTTCGCTCGCGCCGCGCAGGCTCTGCGCCGGGGGGATATCGCGGGCGCCGCCGCTGCTGTCCCCGGCGTGGCCGCGGGAGCGGCGATCGCGGGCAGCTCGACGGCCGCCACGCGCGTGCTCTCCACCACCGAGAGCGTGGAGGAGCCGACGACGGAGACCGAGACTCAGCGCAGTCCCTGGATGTGGCCGCTGATCGCGATCGTCTCCCTGCTCGCCGTCGCGCTCATCGCCATCATCATCGTCATCGCGGTGCAGCCGCAGCCCGAGCCGACCCCGACCAACACGACCACGGCCCCCGCGGCCCCGTCGACGACGACGGCACCTCCGAACACGACGACACCCACGCCCAACTCGGTGCGGGTGGATCGCGACGCCCTCCGCGGCCTCACCTTCGACGAGGCGGTCGCCGCGCTCGAGGCGCTCGACGCGGGCTTCTCGTACGACTCGAAGGTCGGGCCCGCGCCCGACTCACCTGGCAAGGCCGGCCGCGTGCAGGATGTGAGCCCGTTCGGCAACGTGCCCAAGGGCTCGAAGATCACGATCACCGTGTACGGGGAGTTCCCCACGCCGAGCGCCCCAGGAACGCCGACGGCGTCGCCGACCTCCGGTGCATCCGGCGACGAGATCGCCATCTCGTTCCCTAACTACTCCGGATGCCCTGCGAGCAATCCGCTCGAGTCGTACCAGTTCACGATCACGAACGCGACACCCGAGTCGCACACGGTGGCAGCGGGAAGTGCAACCACCTTCCCCATCGAGCTGGGAGCACCGGGGTCCTCGGCCACGGTGACCTACGTGGCTCGATGCGCGGGCGGGATCACCTCGAACGCGTCGTCGACCCTCAGCATCAGCATCACTCCGTAG
- a CDS encoding penicillin-binding protein 2 yields the protein MNKELRRVGTLVLGMFLALCVSTSLIQVVEQQNLQADARNTRTLYASFSVERGQIIAGDEVIAESVPSDDQYKYQRVYPQGALYAPVTGYFTIHGENTGLEGSLNDFLTGRASEQFLDRLNGVLTGQNPRGATVQTTIDPVIQQAAWDALGDLQGSIVAIEPSTGRILALVSKPSYDPNLLAGHVQSVVTQNYDALLADPADPLQNRAIGGDMNPPGSTFKVLMTAAALRNGLAPDTQLPNPPVLTLPGTSTNITNSNSGTCGGGETVAIRDAFRLSCNIPYAELGAQLGFDAISETATEFGFDDADLRIPMRVSRSVFPQPESTAQLMLQSFGQGNVRATPLEIAMLSAAVANGGVIMHPTLVQSITAADLSLLEEFEATEYRTPLTPEQAASMSQMMVSNVDSGFASGARINGVEVGGKTGTAQNGADDPYSLWFTGFAPASNPQIAIAVLLEDGAGRGQSGSGNGIAAPIAKKVIEAVLNR from the coding sequence ATGAACAAGGAGCTCCGTCGCGTCGGCACCCTCGTGCTCGGCATGTTCCTGGCGCTGTGCGTCTCGACGTCGCTCATCCAGGTGGTCGAGCAGCAGAACCTGCAGGCGGATGCGCGGAACACACGCACCCTCTACGCGAGCTTCTCGGTGGAGCGAGGCCAGATCATCGCCGGCGACGAGGTGATCGCCGAGTCGGTGCCGTCGGACGACCAGTACAAGTACCAGCGTGTGTACCCGCAGGGAGCCCTCTACGCCCCCGTCACGGGCTACTTCACGATCCACGGCGAGAACACCGGCCTCGAGGGCAGCCTCAACGACTTCCTCACCGGGCGCGCGAGCGAGCAGTTCCTCGACCGCCTCAACGGCGTGCTGACCGGCCAGAACCCCCGCGGGGCAACTGTTCAGACGACGATCGACCCGGTCATCCAGCAGGCGGCGTGGGACGCCCTCGGCGATCTGCAGGGCTCGATCGTCGCGATCGAGCCGAGCACGGGCCGCATCCTCGCTCTGGTGTCGAAGCCCTCGTACGACCCCAACCTGCTCGCCGGGCACGTGCAGTCCGTCGTCACCCAGAACTACGATGCCCTGCTCGCCGACCCCGCCGATCCGCTGCAGAACCGCGCGATCGGCGGCGACATGAACCCGCCCGGATCGACGTTCAAGGTGCTCATGACGGCGGCGGCGCTGCGCAATGGCCTCGCTCCCGACACGCAGCTTCCGAACCCGCCGGTGCTCACCCTCCCGGGTACGAGCACCAACATCACCAACTCGAACAGCGGCACCTGCGGCGGCGGCGAGACGGTGGCGATCAGGGACGCGTTCCGCCTGTCGTGCAACATCCCCTACGCGGAGCTCGGCGCGCAGCTCGGGTTCGACGCGATCTCCGAGACGGCCACCGAGTTCGGCTTCGACGACGCGGATCTGCGGATCCCGATGCGCGTCTCGCGCAGTGTGTTCCCCCAGCCGGAGAGCACGGCGCAGCTCATGCTGCAGTCGTTCGGCCAGGGCAACGTGCGCGCCACTCCGCTCGAGATCGCGATGCTCTCGGCGGCCGTCGCCAACGGCGGCGTGATCATGCACCCCACGCTCGTTCAGTCGATCACGGCAGCCGACCTGTCGCTCCTGGAGGAGTTCGAGGCGACGGAGTACCGCACCCCGCTGACCCCTGAGCAGGCGGCGAGCATGTCTCAGATGATGGTGTCGAATGTCGACAGCGGCTTCGCGAGCGGTGCGAGAATCAATGGTGTCGAGGTCGGAGGCAAGACGGGGACGGCGCAGAACGGCGCCGACGACCCGTACAGCCTCTGGTTCACAGGTTTTGCGCCAGCGAGCAACCCCCAGATCGCGATCGCAGTACTGCTTGAGGATGGAGCTGGACGAGGACAGTCCGGCTCCGGTAACGGGATCGCGGCTCCGATCGCGAAGAAGGTCATAGAGGCGGTGCTGAACAGATGA
- a CDS encoding FtsW/RodA/SpoVE family cell cycle protein → MTSTIRIRLRTPARLRNLELLLILAALAMGAMAIALVELGAVGEVQPGIFVLASFPAALVLVLHIVERIVAREADPFIVPIATMLNGLGIAMIHRLDIAEKYQGWAAFGVRQIVWTSIALVLAIAILLLVRNHRVLQRYRFIAMFVGIVLLVLPALPVIGETGANADVWIRLGIFSFQPGELAKIALAIFFAGYLVTARDSLSLVGRRFLGMQLPRARDLGPILVVWLLSMGVIVFQRDLGTALLYFGIFLVMLYVATGRASWILIGLTLFVGGAWIASRALPYVNGRFQNWLDAFNPEIYSKSGGSFQLVQGIFGLADGGLVGMGLGRGRPDIVPLAESDYIIASLGEELGLIGLFAIFALYMIFVARGFRIAVAGQDDFGRLLAVGLSFVVALQVFIVVGGVTRIIPLTGLTTPFLAAGGSSLVANWIIVALLLRLSDSVRQQPHVVVEKGASA, encoded by the coding sequence ATGACGAGCACCATCCGGATCCGCTTGCGGACGCCCGCGCGCCTGCGCAACCTCGAGCTGCTGCTGATCCTCGCGGCCCTCGCGATGGGCGCGATGGCCATCGCGCTCGTGGAGCTGGGGGCTGTCGGCGAGGTCCAGCCGGGGATCTTCGTCCTGGCGAGCTTCCCGGCGGCGCTCGTCCTCGTTCTGCACATCGTGGAGCGCATCGTCGCACGCGAAGCGGATCCGTTCATCGTGCCGATCGCGACGATGCTCAACGGCCTCGGAATCGCGATGATCCACCGCCTCGACATCGCCGAGAAGTACCAGGGCTGGGCGGCATTCGGCGTGCGTCAGATCGTCTGGACGAGCATCGCGCTCGTTCTCGCGATCGCGATCCTGCTTCTCGTGCGCAACCATCGCGTGCTGCAGCGCTACCGCTTCATCGCGATGTTCGTCGGAATCGTGCTGCTGGTGCTGCCGGCGCTTCCCGTGATCGGAGAGACGGGCGCGAACGCGGATGTCTGGATCCGTCTCGGCATCTTCTCGTTCCAGCCGGGCGAGCTCGCGAAGATCGCGCTCGCGATCTTCTTCGCGGGCTACCTCGTGACGGCGCGTGATTCGCTGTCGCTCGTGGGTCGGCGCTTCCTCGGGATGCAGCTGCCGCGCGCCCGCGACCTCGGCCCGATCCTCGTCGTGTGGCTGCTCTCGATGGGTGTCATCGTGTTCCAGCGCGACCTGGGCACGGCGCTTCTCTACTTCGGAATCTTCCTGGTGATGCTCTACGTCGCCACGGGGCGGGCGAGCTGGATCCTCATCGGTCTCACGCTCTTCGTCGGCGGCGCGTGGATCGCGAGCCGCGCCCTGCCGTACGTGAACGGCCGCTTCCAGAACTGGCTCGACGCGTTCAACCCCGAGATCTATTCGAAGTCGGGCGGCAGCTTCCAGCTGGTGCAGGGCATCTTCGGCCTCGCCGACGGTGGGCTCGTGGGCATGGGCCTCGGGCGCGGGCGTCCCGACATCGTGCCGCTCGCCGAGAGCGACTACATCATCGCGAGCCTCGGCGAGGAGCTCGGGCTCATCGGCCTCTTCGCGATCTTCGCGCTGTACATGATCTTCGTCGCCCGCGGGTTCCGGATCGCAGTCGCCGGCCAGGACGACTTCGGTCGCCTCCTCGCAGTGGGTCTGTCGTTCGTCGTGGCGCTGCAGGTGTTCATCGTCGTCGGCGGCGTGACCCGCATCATCCCGCTCACCGGTCTCACGACTCCGTTCCTCGCCGCGGGCGGTTCGTCCCTGGTGGCGAACTGGATCATCGTGGCGCTTCTGCTGCGGCTCTCGGATTCGGTGCGTCAGCAGCCGCACGTCGTCGTCGAGAAGGGGGCGTCCGCATGA